In Myxococcota bacterium, the DNA window TTCTTGCAGTGATCCGAGACCCAGGGGCTCACCTGGGGTTCTTCCACGATCTCGCTCAGGTAGGTCAAGCAGTACTCGAGTGTGTAGTCCTTCTCGACGATTCGTTGAACGATCCTATCAACGGCCTCCGCGACGTGCTGCGCCGCCTCGTCCGTGAGAGATGTAAGTGCGGGCGCGGCAGACCCAGTCCCCGAGACCGTAGTTGTTGATGTCGAGCTAGAATCATCGCTCTTCGACTCCGAAGTGACACTAGACGTGCCGCCTGCGCCGATCCCATAGAGCTGCGGTCGGACTGCACCTGTGAGTTGCTCAATTGCGAGCAACGCCACCATCGAGTCTCGATAGCGAAGGTGAAGCAGTTGATAGTCGGGACCACCAATCGCGCTGCTGAAGTATCCCTCACAGATTCGGTACATCGCGTCGCGCAGGAGCTGAATGCTCTGTGTTCGGAGGCCGATGTTGAGGGCTCCTTCGGCGGTGTTCGCGGAGATTTCACCCGAGCCTTTCTCGGCAACCTGGACGGCGGCCGCCAGTGCGGCACTCAGCGCTTGGAGAGCGTCCGGGCTGGGCTCGGCACAAGTCATCACGCGCTCACCCTTCGACGTCTTGTAGCGCTTGGACAGCACGACGCGTTGCTTCGCATCTAGGGCGTCCGCACGTGCAACCTTCCTTCCTTCAGGTCCACCAAGCTCGAAGTCGCGGTGGACGGAATGGAAGTTCGCCCAACTGCAGGCATTTGAGCTGAGAAGGAAAGGCGAGAGAAGGAGGATCACTCGTAGAGACATCGGCTGGACCGCCAGTGATTGGGGAGCGAGATCGCCCCATCGTGCCGGCCGAAGTTTGATCTCTGCAAGACGTTTCGAAGCCGTGGCCGACCGCAAGCTGCGTTGACACGATTCGCTGTCGGGCGCTCCCCGGCTCTCTCGGCGAGAGCGGAAATCTGTCCATCGGCGGTGTCGGATCACTATAGAATCGAGTTGCAGGGTGAGCTCGAGTGTGTCTGAGCGGATGCTGGACGATGCGAGAATGCTGACTGGAGCAAACGATGAGAAGACCGATGTCGATCGAAGAGGGCGCGCTTCGGCGCGTTCGCGAGTGCAACGAACAACAGATGGAGTCCATCGCTGCTGTTCGGCGCGGTACGCCTCTCGCTGCAGAACCGGAGCCTGAGCGCGCAGCCGAGCGGGTTTTGGCAGAGGCCAGGCTAGCCCCCGTCCAAACCACGGTCTTTCGGCTAGATGCGCCTTCCTCCGAGAGAGTCTTTCCGACACCAGAGGAGGCAGGCCCAGAGCGAATCTGGGGACCCACCCGCGACTTCGTTGGTGTGGCGTTTTTGGAGCGTGGCATGGCGGCCGCGCGTACGGTCGGTCGCGTCTCGTTCCGGGACGGGCGCGCGAACGGGACCGGTTTCCTCGTTGCACCTGGTGTGTTTCTTACGAACAACCACGTGCTTGAGTCAGAGCGTGACTGCCTGTCGTTCGTTGCGGAGTTCGACTACGAGACCGACGTGTTCGGGAGACCACGCGAGGTGTGCCGGTTCGAGTTCGACCCTGGCGCGCTGTTTGTAACAGACGATCGAGATGACCTCGACTACACGGTCGTTGCCATCGGAGCGCAGCTCTCGGGAGGCACGTCTGTTCGCGACTTTGGCGCGAGTCCGCTCTCCGATGCCTCGAACAAGCACTCGCTTGGCGAGGTCGCGAACATTGTCCAGCACCCGGATGGTCGGCTGAAAGAGGTGGTCCTCCGCGAGAACCGGCTGGTTTCCCGATTGTCTCACGTGCTCCACTACGTCGCCGACACAGAGCCAGGATCATCTGGAGCGCCCGTCTTCAACAACCAGTGGCAGGCCATCGCCCTTCATCACTGGGGTGGTCCGTGGCGCCAGGATCGCGGGCCGGACGGTCTGCCGGTTCCGCGCTTCGTCAACGAGGGCATTCGGATCAGCGCGATTGTGGACGAGCTTCGCGCGAAACGCGGCGATCTCGGAGCCGCCCAGCGGGCTCTTCTTACCGAAGTGCTTGGCCTCGGCGAGAGCACATCGGGCCTTCAGGTGGGCGCGACACGGGGCGATGGCCGCGCTGAGGACGAGCGAGGTGCGGAAGTCCGAGCAGATGGAACAGCTGTTTGGCGTGTTCCCATTGAGATCTCGGTGGCCATTCCAGGTGCCTTCGGTCGGCCCTCGGCCGCGCCGGATACGGCCAAGCAAGTAGTGGTCCCCGCCGAACCAGGTCCGGAGGCGTTCCGAAGGACCGTCAACCGCAACTACGAGAACCGTAGAGGGTACAGAGCAGAGTTCTTGAAAGGCCACCGGATTCCCCTACCTGGCGCGAGGCATGGTGTTTTGGATCGCCTCGCGGCGAATCTGCAGGCGGAGCCCGGCGATGACCCGTTCGAGTTCGCCTACGAGCACTTCAGCGTGTACGTGGACGGCGTGCGCGGTTTGCCGCTAGTGACGGCTTGCAATATCGACGGAAAGAGCCTGAAGTCGATCAATCGCAAGACTGGAGAAGTGAGTCGGGCTGAAGCCTTGGTCGTAGAGGCGGAGTCAGGTCCGGAAGCACGCGAGAAATGGTACGACGATCCAAGGATTGATCCATCGCTCTGCGGCAATGACTCGATGTACACAAGCCAGCGCGTGTCTCCTGGGCGCAACCGGTTGGGACGCATCTTTCATCGAGGCCACATGGTTCGACGGCTGGATCCCTGTTGGGGATCTGATGCTCGGGCTCTACGAGCAGAAGCCGATACGTTCCACTTCACGAACTGCACCCCGCAGGTCGGAAGCTTCAATAGCAGAACCCGTTTCTGGCAGGGGATCGAAAACCATGTCTTGGACAGCGCTAGATCGGATGACCTGCGGCTGTGCGTGTTTACGGGTCCGGTGCTCGACGACGACGACCCGCCGTACCGCGAAGACGTGTTCGAGGGATTTAGGGTCCCTTTGCAGTTCTGGAAAATCGTAGTTTGGAGCGAGTCGGGTGACCTCTCGGCTCTGGCTCTCCTCGCGGACCAAAGCCCGTTGCTGCGCGAGGTTCCAGAAGCGGCGGAGGCGATCGATGACACAACCGATATTGACGATTTCATCTCCACTGTTCCGGAGATAGAAGCGCTGACGGGCCTGGATTTTGGGAAATCCGTGGAGCGCGCAGATATTCACGAGACGGTCCCGGAGTCCGCGCGCAAGCGGTCTGAGTCCGAGGTGAGGGAAGAAGGGGTTGCGAGTCTTGCGCTATCGAGACGGTCGAGAGGGAAGTCGGGGCGCAAAGGGAAGGGTGGACGCAGCTAGCTTCCGGAGGACGAGATTGTGAAGGTTGAGATCGATGATGACTACGTGGCCTGGGTCCAAGGGACGGCTCAGAAGGCGCTCAAGGAAGCAGGCCTGACGCTGACCAACTCTGCTGAAACGATGATCGCTGGATTGCTGCACGCGCAGGTCGCAGATGGGTTCTGCCGCGACAAAGAGCACTGTATTGCGGCGGCTAATGAGCTGCTGGATGGTGTCGTGAGGGGGTACAGATCTGGAAACTACGGTTTTGGACTCTTCAAGGGCACGATCAACGAGAACCAAGCGCTCCACATCATCACGGAGGTGAACAAGGCGCTGATGGCATTCCCTTGGTTGCCGCTGTGAGCGCGGAGACGCCTACGCATCAGACAGCGACGTCTGACAGCGCCCTCAAGGTCATTCCTGAACAGCTATTCGAGGCAAGGCTGAAGGCGAACGCATTAGCCGAGTCGTTCTTGAAGCAGCTGGTCACACTCGCGAGCGCGGCCCTCGTGCTCTCTGTCGGGTTCTTCTGGGACGCCTTGAAAGCGAAAAATGGCGTGGAGTGGGTCTTCCTGCTGCCTATCGCGTGGCTCTCCCTAGTACTGGCGGCATTCGTCGGAGCCATTGGTGTCGCGATGCTGGTGAACAACCTTGATGTACCTGATCAGACGATGGCGGAGCGTGACGCTCTCTCGATCGATCGCGCTTATGCGGCCAGCAGCCTACCCGTCGTCTGTGCGTGTTGGGGAGCGATGATTGGGTTTGTCGCGGGGATAGCCCTGTTCGGTGCCTTCGCCGCACGCCAGATCATGTTCTGAGTTCGTCAAGCCCGCCGCGCGAACCGCGCTCGTTCAGTTGAGGTTCGGGGGTCGCGCGTCCCTCGTTCGCGTCGGTGGTGCTTTGGTCGAACGAGACTCGTTCGGGAGGGTTGCAGCGTGAAAAGGAGCAGGGACAAGGATAGAGTCAGTGCCTCGGGAGAAGGAGACGTAAGACCCGCGACAGCCTCCACTGGTACGGGTAGGCCAGCCACTTGGTCGGAACTTGTCGCACTTCTCTTGGAGCGACCTTTCCGGATGGGCCTGACTCTCCTCGCAGGGCTGACGGTCCTACTTGCACTGATCGGCGCAGCGGTCTACGGCGGAGCTAGGCTGGTCATGCTTGGCGACGTCTCAGATGCACTGGACTCTCTCGGCCTGTTCGCTGAACGCGAAGGTGACCTCGAACAGTCGCTTGTGGATCTGCAGGCCCAACTGAATCAGCTGCAATCTCGTTTGTCTGCCGTCCCGAGTGCACCTGTCATAGATGAAGCACCCCGATACCAAGTTCGAGTCGATCTAGATCGGATGGATCTGATCGAATGCCCCGAGTTCGTCTGGGACACTGCGTGTGATCTCAACTTCAGCGTCGTAACTTCGCACGGAGAGCTTCCACTGCGTCCCGAGAAGTACGTTCGGAAAGGCGAAACCGGGTTTGTCCTGGGACTAGGGGATGTGGTGGCGCTAGAACCTAGCGCCCCTTGGTTTCGCTTCAAAGTCGAGGAGAAGACTCGCTTTCGGCGTAGCTTCTTCGCAGAATCCAAGACTCTATTGGTAGGGGGCACGCGATTCGAAGCACCGGAAAGTCTGGACCTAGTTGGTACAGAGCTGCGTGTCCGCCTCTACTTTACCGCCAAGGTCACGGAGCTTGGCCCCCGTTGAGGCCGCACCCAACATGGTCGCGCGGAGGTTGCCCGACGATGCGGGTCAGCCGTGAGCGTGCGCGCGTATCGATCCATGGTCGCTTGCGGGGGGCGAGATACACTCGGCTTTGTGTGTGCCTCGCTGACAATGCCGACTAGTGCGACCTTGTTGCCGACATAGCGCTCGCCAACGAGGCTCCGCAGGATGCAAGTGGGGCAAGATCAAGCCATCGAATCCGCGGAGGCTATCCCAGCTCCTCACCCGCAAAGAGGCCCGCGTCGGGCCTAGCGCCGCATCCGCTCCTCAAAGCGTTTGTGCCATTCCTGCACGAGCTGACGCGCTTTCGCGCTTGTTTGAGTTAGGTCGATCTCGGCGTAGTCCGCGCGGATGAGATCGACAAGGCGGCGATATGCATCGTCGAAAGCCGATACGGCAGCATCAAACGCATCAATGGCTGCAGGCCAATCTGCCTTGTCGTTGCCCTCGTGCCGGCGCATGAAGCGATACGTACGGCCGTCCGGTAGCAAGACGAACCAATCACCAAACTTGAGAGTCGCGTTCCATGCCTCGTGGAACGCCATAACGGCGTTGTCCAAGTTCGGGTCGGATACGTGGAACAGCGTGGACGAGATAAGTCCGTCGGAAGAGTCGTAGTAGTCCCAGATCCCATCCACGACTCGGCGGGAGCGAAGGGCATCGATGAAGCGATCGATCTCGGCGCAATCGATGCAGTGAAGGAGCTCGCGAAGCTGCTTCAGATCGCGCGCTCGCTTGGTTGCGTCGGAAACTGTGGAGCCGGTTTGGGTGGCAGATCTGAGGTCTTGGAGTTCGCGTCGAGTTCGGGATTCAGCGTGCTCCTTCCATTGGCGGATGCGCTCTACGGGGAACAGGGATTCGTCGCGGTCAATCAAGGCGGCGCACGAACTGCAAAGCCATATGCCATTTTCGGCGGCGGCGCGTTCCTCTGGTGTTAGCGAGGCGTCGTAGCGGGGCCCGCCGGCGGCTGCAGCAGTGATATGGGCTGCGATTCCGACATTCACTGAACGATCGGGAGCGATATGTGGTCCGCTTGTGATCCTCAAGCAATCCGGATTCGAGCACCGGTTGGCTACGCGTTTCGCGAGCGTCTCCTTGATCGGCTTGGTGAAGTCGTCTCTCATTTTCACAAGCGTAGCGATCGGGGGGGGGCGCTGCGTCGCAGCTGTCTACCGCGAATAGGGAGTCTTCAC includes these proteins:
- a CDS encoding DNA/RNA non-specific endonuclease, translated to MSIEEGALRRVRECNEQQMESIAAVRRGTPLAAEPEPERAAERVLAEARLAPVQTTVFRLDAPSSERVFPTPEEAGPERIWGPTRDFVGVAFLERGMAAARTVGRVSFRDGRANGTGFLVAPGVFLTNNHVLESERDCLSFVAEFDYETDVFGRPREVCRFEFDPGALFVTDDRDDLDYTVVAIGAQLSGGTSVRDFGASPLSDASNKHSLGEVANIVQHPDGRLKEVVLRENRLVSRLSHVLHYVADTEPGSSGAPVFNNQWQAIALHHWGGPWRQDRGPDGLPVPRFVNEGIRISAIVDELRAKRGDLGAAQRALLTEVLGLGESTSGLQVGATRGDGRAEDERGAEVRADGTAVWRVPIEISVAIPGAFGRPSAAPDTAKQVVVPAEPGPEAFRRTVNRNYENRRGYRAEFLKGHRIPLPGARHGVLDRLAANLQAEPGDDPFEFAYEHFSVYVDGVRGLPLVTACNIDGKSLKSINRKTGEVSRAEALVVEAESGPEAREKWYDDPRIDPSLCGNDSMYTSQRVSPGRNRLGRIFHRGHMVRRLDPCWGSDARALRAEADTFHFTNCTPQVGSFNSRTRFWQGIENHVLDSARSDDLRLCVFTGPVLDDDDPPYREDVFEGFRVPLQFWKIVVWSESGDLSALALLADQSPLLREVPEAAEAIDDTTDIDDFISTVPEIEALTGLDFGKSVERADIHETVPESARKRSESEVREEGVASLALSRRSRGKSGRKGKGGRS